The following proteins come from a genomic window of Sorghum bicolor cultivar BTx623 chromosome 3, Sorghum_bicolor_NCBIv3, whole genome shotgun sequence:
- the LOC8055256 gene encoding uncharacterized protein LOC8055256, translating into MAERRPIYREPRRPPRSQGSGNFSVPLWEKKFCTDACAIPWAKLCETKRLMSLYKSVVDWDDSAALEAFNDAKARFCAVYHGQHYDIPLPDPNMFIDIVNPDEYVDPELVADLEKSRRRVPRKDNGVPDVWDSFIFSDKPVPVTGWGDTETSFTHGQQLSVNWDNQLKHSVESNHKQMSGNWDYSVKQPAQTIGQQNSGNWEVYEEQQDQTSSRGEQTNPCITSWIMRDGSQDAWKHDYGWGPAAIQTDPWDNHQGSYEVPDSQGVSYGHWTHWRGRNNDLGRRNTRNRGGPISSKPMKSKYQTDEHNGANNGWRNCRVRNDMHYYSYEQADYTKQSLAM; encoded by the coding sequence GCAGTGGAAATTTCTCAGTTCCATTGTGGGAAAAGAAATTTTGCACTGATGCTTGTGCTATCCCCTGGGCTAAACTGTGTGAGACCAAGAGATTGATGTCTCTGTACAAAAGTGTGGTTGATTGGGATGACTCAGCTGCATTAGAAGCCTTCAATGATGCAAAGGCACGCTTCTGTGCTGTATATCATGGTCAACATTATGATATCCCTTTGCCTGACCCAAACATGTTTATCGATATAGTCAACCCAGATGAATATGTTGATCCTGAATTGGTGGCTGATCTGGAGAAGTCACGTCGCCGTGTTCCCAGAAAAGATAATGGTGTTCCTGATGTCTGGGACTCTTTTATTTTCTCTGATAAGCCTGTTCCAGTTACAGGATGGGGTGACACGGAGACCAGCTTCACTCATGGCCAGCAGCTCTCTGTAAACTGGGACAATCAGTTGAAACACTCAGTTGAATCAAATCATAAGCAGATGTCGGGAAATTGGGATTATTCTGTCAAGCAACCTGCTCAAACAATTGGTCAGCAAAACTCAGGGAACTGGGAAGTGTATGAGGAACAGCAGGATCAAACCAGCAGCCGGGGGGAGCAGACGAATCCTTGCATTACCAGCTGGATCATGAGGGATGGCTCCCAGGATGCTTGGAAGCATGATTACGGCTGGGGTCCTGCAGCTATTCAGACCGATCCATGGGACAACCATCAAGGTAGCTATGAGGTGCCTGACAGCCAGGGTGTATCATATGGACACTGGACTCACTGGAGAGGGCGAAATAATGACTTGGGTAGAAGAAACACTAGGAATAGAGGAGGCCCCATCAGCTCGAAGCCAATGAAATCAAAGTACCAAACGGATGAACACAATGGTGCAAACAATGGTTGGAGGAACTGCCGAGTAAGGAATGATATGCATTATTACTCCTATGAGCAGGCTGATTATACCAAGCAGTCACTAGCTATGTGA